The following coding sequences lie in one Cannabis sativa cultivar Pink pepper isolate KNU-18-1 chromosome 5, ASM2916894v1, whole genome shotgun sequence genomic window:
- the LOC133038200 gene encoding uncharacterized protein LOC133038200: MAVKTDMNKAYDRLEWGFLLRVLKANGFNSKVCTLLMECVTTVRYSILLNGAPLAPLNPKRGLRQGDPLSPFLFILCSEVLSKLIRRAEKNGDLIGVRVARNTIPITHLFYANDPIFFCSANAKNADALLKFLHKYERWSGQRVSNAKSGVVFSPNTKKSCREEIKGILGFNHLNPKEKYLESPFFFSAKKRNDFLFLKDKILGKLEGWKAKYLSQAGRTTLVSSVLQSIPNYFMSTVKVPSTLCEELDRVIAKFWSSGCVDKKNYCALRSCNELCQPKRCGGLGFRRLKDMNLALLAKLCWMVMEEKDKPWVKLLRGKYCKHNDVWASASGKFSVKSAYWLSQKNRFKEPHKLCEKLWKIELHPRLKHFCWRLFSDILPTKNKLGFLQSELKMCEFYHADLETALHLFCQCTGTRALWFRAGVMAAVLCESIWQWRNDCIFKGQDSCKVDASIRDDEVGCALIKVNENDVGNSLVSLSWTKVKGVLEGELLSIALALRLAKENHASAVRIETDSLTAATAFNNAQLHYGWETFALFSHCLNLCKSFDEVSACYVKRENNVLADMLARWARVHKAEATGLLRDVAPSCGY, translated from the exons ATGGCGGTGAAGACGGACATGAACAAAGCTTATGACCGGCTTGAGTGGGGATTCCTTCTACGGGTTTTGAAAGCGAATGGCTTCAACAGCAAAGTCTGTACTCTACTGATGGAGTGTGTCACGACGGTTAGATATTCTATTTTGCTCAATGGTGCACCTTTGGCTCCCTTAAATCCCAAACGGGGCCTCCGCCAAGGAGATCCTCTTTCACCATTCCTGTTCATACTCTGCAGTGAAGTTTTATCGAAACTTATTCGCCGAGCTGAAAAGAACGGTGATTTGATAGGGGTTCGTGTTGCTAGGAACACTATCCCGATTACTCATCTGTTTTATGCTAATGACCCCATTTTCTTTTGTAGTGCTAATGCAAAAAACGCGGACGCTTTACTAAAATTCCTCCATAAGTATGAAAGATGGTCGGGGCAACGTGTTAGCAATGCTAAGAGTGGAGTAGTGTTCTCTCCAAACACTAAGAAATCATGCAGAGAAGAAATCAAAGGGATCTTGGGCTTTAATCACTTAAATCCGAAGGAGAAATACCTTGAGAGTCCTTTCTTTTTCTCGGCTAAGAAAAGGAATGATTTTCTGTTCTTGAAAGACAAAATCCTGGGTAAGTTGGAAGGCTGGAAGGCGAAATATCTTTCACAAGCGGGTAGGACTACTTTGGTCAGTTCGGTACTCCAAAGCATCCCCAACTACTTTATGTCAACGGTGAAAGTTCCTAGTACTCTGTGTGAGGAGCTGGATAGGGTGATTGCAAAGTTTTGGTCGAGTGGCTGTGTGGATAAAAAGAATTACTGTGCTCTAAGAAGCTGCAATGAGTTATGTCAACCAAAGAGATGCGGAGGTCTTGGATTCCGAAGACTTAAGGACATGAATTTGGCCTTATTGGCTAAACTTTGTTGGATGGTAATGGAGGAGAAGGACAAGCCATGGGTGAAACTACTCAGAGGAAAGTATTGCAAACACAATGATGTGTGG GCTTCTGCTTCTGGTAAATTTTCTGTAAAGAGTGCCTATTGGCTAAGCCAGAAAAATCGCTTCAAAGAGCCCCATAAGCTCTGTGAGAAACTTTGGAAGATAGAGTTGCACCCTAGACTAAAACACTTCTGCTGGAGATTGTTCAGTGACATTCTTCCCACCAAAAACAAACTTGGTTTTCTCCAGTCTGAGCTAAAAATGTGCGAATTCTATCATGCTGATCTGGAAACCGCCCTGCATTTGTTTTGTCAATGTACTGGTACTCGGGCTCTCTGGTTCAGGGCTGGT GTGATGGCTGCTGTGCTGTGTGAGTCAATTTGGCAGTGGCGAAATGACTGTATCTTTAAAGGGCAAGAT AGTTGTAAGGTTGATGCCTCCATTCGTGATGATGAAGTGGGTTGTGCTCTGATTAAGGTCAATGAGAATGATGTTGGGAATTCTCTGGTTTCCCTTAGCTGGACAAAGGTCAAGGGAGTGTTGGAGGGCGAATTACTGAGTATTGCCTTGGCCCTTCGGTTGGCAAAGGAGAATCATGCTTCAGCAGTTAGAATCGAGACTGATTCCTTGACTGCAGCCACAGCCTTTAACAATGCACAATTACATTATGGCTGGGAGACCTTTGCTCTGTTTTCTCATTGTTTGAACTTATGTAAGTCTTTTGATGAGGTTTCTGCATGTTATGTAAAAAGAGAGAACAATGTGTTGGCTGATATGCTTGCTCGTTGGGCGAGAGTGCATAAGGCCGAGGCCACTGGCCTCTTAAGGGATGTAGCCCCCTCATGTGGCTACTAG
- the LOC115716738 gene encoding acyl-CoA-binding protein isoform X1, with the protein MALKEEFEEHAEKAKTLPESTTNENKLILYGLYKQATVGPVDTPRPGMLYMREKAKWDAWKAVEAKSKDEAMSDYITKVKQLLEEAAAASA; encoded by the exons ATGGCTTTGAAG GAGGAGTTTGAGGAGCATGCTGAGAAAGCAAAGACCCTGCCTGAGTCAACCACCAATGAAAACAAGCTCATTCTCTATGGGCTGTACAAACAAGCAACTGTTGGACCAGTTGACACCC CTCGTCCCGGAATGTTATACATGAGGGAGAAAGCTAAGTGGGACGCATGGAAGGCTGTTGAAG CGAAATCCAAGGACGAAGCAATGAGTGACTACATCACTAAGGTGAAACAGTTGCTGGAAGAAGCAGCTGCAGCTTCTGCCTGA
- the LOC115716738 gene encoding acyl-CoA-binding protein isoform X2 — MFMQEEFEEHAEKAKTLPESTTNENKLILYGLYKQATVGPVDTPRPGMLYMREKAKWDAWKAVEAKSKDEAMSDYITKVKQLLEEAAAASA, encoded by the exons ATGTTTATGCAGGAGGAGTTTGAGGAGCATGCTGAGAAAGCAAAGACCCTGCCTGAGTCAACCACCAATGAAAACAAGCTCATTCTCTATGGGCTGTACAAACAAGCAACTGTTGGACCAGTTGACACCC CTCGTCCCGGAATGTTATACATGAGGGAGAAAGCTAAGTGGGACGCATGGAAGGCTGTTGAAG CGAAATCCAAGGACGAAGCAATGAGTGACTACATCACTAAGGTGAAACAGTTGCTGGAAGAAGCAGCTGCAGCTTCTGCCTGA
- the LOC133038555 gene encoding uncharacterized protein LOC133038555, whose amino-acid sequence MNKKEIDFHELVNDLQTYENLIGGPKKRGSKPHNPGNGNGTMKPEANVASASKPKSKKKWKNTKKRTKVMKKAAPSGDATLKGKCFHCNEKGHWKPQCPKLLAKKQGQAT is encoded by the exons atgaataagaaggaaattgactttcatgaattagtcaatgaccttcaaacttatgaaaatttgattggaggacccaagaagagagggagtaaacctcacaatcctggtaatggtaatgggacgatgaaacctgaagcaaatgttgcctctgcttcaaagcccaaatcgaagaagaagtggaagaacaccaagaagcgaacaaaagtcatgaaaaaggctgctccttctggtgatgctacacttaaaggaaagtgtttccactgcaatgaaaaaggtcattggaaaccccagtgtcctaaacttcttgcaaagaaacaag gccaagctacttga